The genomic DNA TCGCCGTTTCAAAATCTTTAGGGTCGCCAGGTTCCCGGTTCAATGCCACCATGACTCGTTGAACCATCGCTGTGGCGGGTGTTTTCAATTCACCGGGAAATCGGCTGATGGTCCGTGAGCGATTTAAGGCTTGAGTCAGGTAGGCGAACTTCTGCGTCTCGGGGGTGGTTCGATCTGTCCCGAGAGATTCAAAGGCTCGACACATCTCCCATTGGATACCCAGACCGACATTCGTTCGAGAGCGAGCTTTCGCATCGCGCAACCACTCCTCTCCCTCGATTGTGACAAGCTTGTAGTCTTTGCGTTTTTCGTGATTCAGACAAATCAAGCGAAATCGTAAAGCCCTGTCTTTCAGGCTCAGCATTGTCGCTGACTTTCCTTCATGGCCGAGAATTTCTTCATAAAGCCCCAGAGCGATCCCGATTTCCCCCTGTTCTTCGAAGCATTTTCCTTGCCACATCCGAGCAAATAAACCACCGAGAACACTCCGGTGTTTTTTGTGAATTTCCTCGAACTCGAAGGCTGCTGCGGTCAAAATCTCTTTGCGTTTTGCGTCATCTTCATCGTAAGTTTGAGCGGTCCAGTATTGACACTGGGCAAGGTCCAACAGTGCTTCAATATGAGATGCGACCGCTTCGTCCCGAGCCTTGATGGTTTCCTTCTCTTCGACCGGGATGAATGTCGGAAACGAATCAACAACTTTTTTATGTTGACCGACAGCCTGTTGAAAAATTGTTTCAGCCCGCTTGATCATCGCTCGGGCGTTTTCACGAAACAGATCGCGGTTTCCTTCGTTTGAAGGTTTGTCACCATCCCAAATCTCGACCCGCGCCTGCTCTAACAAAATTCGACCACGTGACGTATTCGCCCGGCCAGCGAGAAGATGCGTCGGAGCCGCTTTCACAAATTGCTCGAACGACGCCTCCGCTGCGTCCAGCTGCTTTCGCTGGTCGTTGAGGTTTTTCAGTGTGCGAGCATGATCGAGCAGCGTTTGCCCGCGCTCATACGGAAGCACTTCTCGAACTTCCTTCGGCAACGTCTCGTCTGCTTCTACCGTAGCGAGATATTGCAGAGCGGTGTCGTAATAACCTCGATGCCTTAACCCTTCGATGAATTCCAAAACAGGCTCTTTTGCAAAAGCCGATGAACTGCATAAGAAAATGCAGCACGAGAAGACAAAAGCAGAAAAGTAGACCTGACGAAAAAATCGCATGAAGTGAAACCGTTCTCTAGCCATTTTCATGGTATATGTGCTCGCGAAAACCAAGTGTCATCCTTGCCACGATTCTATCATCTCACAGCTCGCACCGCAGAAATTGGTGGCGTTCTGGCGAGTTCGGGCAAAATTGTAAAACACCGGATTCAGAACTTCTCAGACAAGACATTCTCTGTGGTGGTGTTGCTCTCTTACAATCCAGAGAGCAATACAGAAGTGATCAGATCAGTTCAGTTCTAAACGCAGTCATTCCGAATTATTGACACAAATTCGAGAAGTGGATGTGAAAATAAGCTGGCCTGTCGATTGACGCAACCAACTTGGGATTTTCTGAAAGTCGTATTCGAATATGTCGATTGAATACTGTACACTTAGGTCTCTTAAAAATCCAATTCACTTGTCCGACGCCCCGCCTCGAAAGACAAAGAGTGAACTTCAGTGCAGTCCCCACTCTCTGATGTCATAGGAACAGCAATAATTCCATGCGCGATTCTTCCCCTCATCAAACTGCCAGCGTATCCATTTGCGTGCAACTTCGCCTGTTGCGTATCGCGATAATCAGCTTCGTTTTTTGTAGCTGCGGACTTGGCAGCCTTGGACAGAAAACAGCTTGCGCTGACGACAACATCAAACGCGCACAGGAAAAATTCTTCGAACAGCATGTCCGTCCATTGCTCGTTGAAAGCTGCTTTGAGTGTCATAACGACGAGAACCAAAAAGGTGGCTTGAGGCTCGACTCGATCGCTCATGCCCTCGCTGGCGGGGAGAGCGGGCCTGCAATTGATCCGCACAAGCCGGATGACAGCCTGCTGATGGAAGCTGTCCGCTATGAGTCCTATGAAATGCCCCCCAGCGGAAAACTGTCCGACGAGAAAATCGCCATACTCGAAAAGTGGATTTCAATGGGGGCTCCCTGGCCGGGCCAAAGCCGGAAGCCAGCGACCAAAAACCTGGCTGAGAAAATCACCGCCGAAGATCGACAATTCTGGTCTTTCCAACCCTTGGCAAATCCAAAGCCGCCAGAAGTTGAAAATGAAAAATGGGTCCGCAACGAAATTGATCGATTCATTGCCAGAAAACTTCAAGAACAAAACATTTCGCCCAGCGAAGAAGCAAGCCGCAAGACTTTACTCCGACGCTTGTCCTTTGACCTCACCGGTCTTCCTCCCACGCCTGAACAACTCGACAAATTTCTCGCCGATGCATCGCCGCAGGCCTACGAAAAGCTCGTCGACGAATTTTTAGCATCTCCTCGATATGGAGAGCACTGGGCACGATTTTGGTTGGACTTGGTCCGTTACGCGGAGTCGGATGGTTTTCGCAAAGATGATTACCGCCCTGACGCGTGGAGATATCGGGACTATGTGATCAACTCATTCAATGAAGACAAGCCGTTTGATCAATTCACGCGTGAGCAAATCGCTGGAGATGAAATCGCCCCGCACGATCCGGAAGCACTCACTGCGACCGGGTTCCTGAGACACGGAATCTACGAATACAATCAGCGTGATGCCAAAACACAATGGCAGGACATGCTCAACGACATTACCGACACCGTTGGAGATACGTTCCTCGGGATGGGGATGGGCTGTGCGCGATGCCACGACCACAAGTTCGATCCAATCCTTCAGAAAGATTACTTCCGGCTGCAAGCTTTTTTCGCCAACATCGCATTGAAGAACGATCGCCCACTGGCCACGCGTGAAGAGCTGAAAGCCTACGAGGCACAACTCGCGAAGTGGAAGGCTGCCAGCGCCGAAGCTCGGGAAAATCTCGAACTGCTTGAAGCTCCAAAACGAAAACAGCTCGCAGATTCCATTATCCAAATGTTCCCGGAAGATATTCAGGAAATGGTTGCGAAACCGTATTCCGAACGCACATCTTATGAAAACCAGATTTGCGAACTCGTCAACCTGCAGGTCGTCGACAGATACGCCACCATCTCATCAAAGTTCAAAGGCGAAGCAAAGAAAGAATGGGAAGCTCGCAAAGCAGAACTTGCTAAATTTGATCACCTCAAGCCCAAGCCGCTCCCTACTGGCCTTTCAGTGACGGATTACGGCGTTGTTGCTCCTCCGGTCTTTATCCCCAGTAAAGAACGGCTGGGCGAAATCGCTCCCGGGTTCCTGACAATCTTCGATCCGAAAGTTGCACACATTGAACCCGTCGCCCCAAATGTGCAAAGCACCGGTCGCCGAACCGCACTCGCCAACTGGCTAACCCGCGAAAATCATCCGCTCACAACTCGGGTCATCGTCAACCGAATCTGGAAAGAACACTTCGGTTCCGGAATCGTCGATAGTCCCAGCGACTTTGGACACCTGGGGGAACTGCCGACACATCCAGAACTACTCGACTGGCTCGCCACGCAATTTGTTGAAAACGGTTGGAGTTTGAAGTGGCTGCACCGCGAAATCGTACTCTCTGCGACGTACCGACAATCGGCGATTCGCACTGATCTCGACGCAGAAAAAATCGACCCCACCAATCGCCTGCTTTGGAAGTCGAATGTCCGACGACTGAAGGCTGAAGAAATCCGTGATGCTCAATTGGTCGCAACCGGAAAAATCGACTGGAAAGCCGGAGGGCCAGGCGAATCGGCTTCTTCCTCCCGACGCCGATCCATCTACACAAAAGTTCTACGCAACAAGCAAGATCCTCTTTTGGCAGCCTTTGATTTTCCTGATCGAATGACGAGCAGTCCAACGAGAAACACCACGACTTCTCCTTCTCAGTCGCTCCTGTTGATTAACGGAAAATGGACGCTCAGTCGTGCCAGCGAACTTGCTAAACGAGTCCACGCCAATCATTCATCAAGTCTCGAATCTCAATTGCGCGAAGCATTTCAAATCGTCCTCAGCCGAAGCCCGAATGAAGACGAATTACAAAAGCTTGTCGATTACCTCGATCAGTCAGAAAAAGCAGACGACGAAAAAATCAATCAAGTCACGCCGCAGATCAGCACTCAAGTGCTCGAAGTGAGCGACGAAAAAGAGAAGCCGCCAGTCCAGACAACTGACCAGTCGAATCTTCCCAGCGAACACTTCACTTTTTCCACCACGCTTCTCTTGCGTTCTATCTTTAAAAATGCATCAGTCCGAACAATTGCATCTCAATGGAACGGGAGTTCAGGACAACCCGGCTGGGCATTGGGAGTGACCAGCACAAAGTCTGCTTACAAGCCACGCAACCTGATCCTGCAACTCGTCGGGAAGAATGCAGCTGGAAAGCGGCACTATGAAGTCATCGCATCAAATATTCACCTCGAACTCAACCACCCTTATTCAGTGACGGTTTCCGTCGACATGACAAACCCCAAAGAAGAGGGAGTCCTCTTTGTTGTCAAGGATCTGATTTCAAACGAAGTCCAAACCTCTCACGCCGCTCATTCCGTGATCAAACCGGAAAGCAATCCGCATCCGTTCATGCTTGGTGGCAGAGCAACTCTGAAGCAACATAAATGGGATGGCTGGCTTGACGAGGTTCAACTTCTCAATGTTGCCCTTTCAGCTGATCAAATTACAGACAGCAACTACTCACCAACCGACAACACAGTCGTTGGGCGATGGAATTTTGATCGCCAGGAACTCCCCATTCAAGACGATGTCCACCAGAGAATGCTCGTCGTCGAAAGGAACTCCGATGATCCCCCAAACGCTTTAATCGACATCTGCCACATTCTGCTGAACTCCAACGAGTTCATCTACATTGATTAAAAGCAGTCCGATTAAGCTTGAGTAGGTCGCCATTCGGAGCTGGATTAAATCTTGGATGTCACCTTGAAAATGCGAGTCTTCCTTCCTTGCGATGCCGCTACTCTTCTTTGTGAGCATTCCCATCGCGGGCACTTTCGCTCTTCATGGAATGTTCTTCGAGCTCCATTTCACGTGCTCTGGTGAGAGCGGAAGCGAAGAGACCTGCTGGGACAGCGACAATTCCCAGCCCGATAAACAGAAGAAAGAACGTGAAAGTACGTCCACCCAACGTGATCGGATAGGCATCTCCATACCCGACTGTTGTGAGAGTGACGACCGCCCACCACATGCTGTGAAAGATGGACGCAAAAACTTCCGGCTGCGCTTTGTTTTCGAATTGATAGATGCCAACAGAGGCCAGGAACAAGAGAATCGAAGTCGCGGACAGAAAGATAACGATCTCCTCTTTGCTGATCAGAAGAGCGCGATGAAACCGCCGAATGGCGCGGCTGTATCGTACGAGTTTAAAAATCCGGAACAGCCTCAGCAGTCTGAAAGCTCGTAAGGATCGAAGGTCAACTCCCAACGAAAGATAAAAAGGAAGGACCGCAAGTAAGTCAACAATGCCAAAAAAACTTGTGATGAATTTCCATTTGTCATCTGCCACGTAAACTCTCGTCAAATACTCAAGTGTAAAGAGAATGACTGTGCAGCACTCGAACCAGAAGATCCATTTCTGAGTCAGGGGACTGATGTTCGGAAGTGTTTCGATCGAGAATGTAACGAGAGAAAAAACAATCAGAGCCTGGATCAGCAAATCGAAAATTCTTCCGAGACGCGTGTCTGAGTTTTCAACAATCAGCTTGAGAGAAGTCATTGGGAGTGGTTCCGTCCTCGAAATCAATTTGCATTCAACGACCTGCAATACATCGCGTCGTCATAGTTTCTTGATAAAAAATTAACGAACTGTAGATAAAAATGATCCAGGTGATCAGGAATTACGTAAAGAGTTTGTTCTTGTTTTCTATTGATTTCTTTTCTCCTGAGACATAGCTTTCATCGTACCCATCCAATCAGCAGTCGTTGATGCCACTTTGTTTGTAACTGATCTCATAATCGTTGTTCTCAGTTGACCTTTTCTGATTTCTAACCAGTCGAACGGTGAGTCCATGAATTTTGACTTCGAAGGCAACCCCGACTATGGGA from Thalassoglobus polymorphus includes the following:
- a CDS encoding DUF1549 domain-containing protein, which translates into the protein MRDSSPHQTASVSICVQLRLLRIAIISFVFCSCGLGSLGQKTACADDNIKRAQEKFFEQHVRPLLVESCFECHNDENQKGGLRLDSIAHALAGGESGPAIDPHKPDDSLLMEAVRYESYEMPPSGKLSDEKIAILEKWISMGAPWPGQSRKPATKNLAEKITAEDRQFWSFQPLANPKPPEVENEKWVRNEIDRFIARKLQEQNISPSEEASRKTLLRRLSFDLTGLPPTPEQLDKFLADASPQAYEKLVDEFLASPRYGEHWARFWLDLVRYAESDGFRKDDYRPDAWRYRDYVINSFNEDKPFDQFTREQIAGDEIAPHDPEALTATGFLRHGIYEYNQRDAKTQWQDMLNDITDTVGDTFLGMGMGCARCHDHKFDPILQKDYFRLQAFFANIALKNDRPLATREELKAYEAQLAKWKAASAEARENLELLEAPKRKQLADSIIQMFPEDIQEMVAKPYSERTSYENQICELVNLQVVDRYATISSKFKGEAKKEWEARKAELAKFDHLKPKPLPTGLSVTDYGVVAPPVFIPSKERLGEIAPGFLTIFDPKVAHIEPVAPNVQSTGRRTALANWLTRENHPLTTRVIVNRIWKEHFGSGIVDSPSDFGHLGELPTHPELLDWLATQFVENGWSLKWLHREIVLSATYRQSAIRTDLDAEKIDPTNRLLWKSNVRRLKAEEIRDAQLVATGKIDWKAGGPGESASSSRRRSIYTKVLRNKQDPLLAAFDFPDRMTSSPTRNTTTSPSQSLLLINGKWTLSRASELAKRVHANHSSSLESQLREAFQIVLSRSPNEDELQKLVDYLDQSEKADDEKINQVTPQISTQVLEVSDEKEKPPVQTTDQSNLPSEHFTFSTTLLLRSIFKNASVRTIASQWNGSSGQPGWALGVTSTKSAYKPRNLILQLVGKNAAGKRHYEVIASNIHLELNHPYSVTVSVDMTNPKEEGVLFVVKDLISNEVQTSHAAHSVIKPESNPHPFMLGGRATLKQHKWDGWLDEVQLLNVALSADQITDSNYSPTDNTVVGRWNFDRQELPIQDDVHQRMLVVERNSDDPPNALIDICHILLNSNEFIYID
- a CDS encoding ion transporter — translated: MTSLKLIVENSDTRLGRIFDLLIQALIVFSLVTFSIETLPNISPLTQKWIFWFECCTVILFTLEYLTRVYVADDKWKFITSFFGIVDLLAVLPFYLSLGVDLRSLRAFRLLRLFRIFKLVRYSRAIRRFHRALLISKEEIVIFLSATSILLFLASVGIYQFENKAQPEVFASIFHSMWWAVVTLTTVGYGDAYPITLGGRTFTFFLLFIGLGIVAVPAGLFASALTRAREMELEEHSMKSESARDGNAHKEE